The Pangasianodon hypophthalmus isolate fPanHyp1 chromosome 2, fPanHyp1.pri, whole genome shotgun sequence genome window below encodes:
- the LOC113523678 gene encoding G-protein coupled receptor 35-like, translating into MNISSMMNSSVHSEVVWEYSVKPFFSVFIHVLNYLLGLPLNVYVIVLLLNGRRSLDPCDVFTLNQATAEIFFMLLAPFHITCDVKMDLCFYYAFGFVIGVGMLVRSQFQCWVCLERYLAVVHPLTFLKFRPLRYRMAICVVTWTSGLACGIFCMFMFPFLPYRIILAYAVTILSINVFSCVSILNKLRHPGPGERNADRRMEDRAKKQAFHIVMVNLLTFLVQSIPISVTFCMQDALSLMDFSLALVISLAINIMMGFMSPVFVLHKAGKLSFLKSACF; encoded by the coding sequence ATGAACATCTCCAGCATGATGAACTCCTCCGTCCACTCAGAGGTAGTGTGGGAGTACAGCGTCAAGCCCTTCTTCTCTGTATTCATCCATGTGCTCAATTATCTCCTGGGTCTTCCTCTAAACGTGTACGTCATCGTGCTGCTTTTAAACGGACGCAGGAGCTTGGATCCGTGTGACGTCTTCACTCTCAACCAGGCCACTGCTGAGATCTTCTTCATGCTCCTGGCGCCTTTTCACATCACATGCGATGTAAAGATGGATCTGTGTTTCTATTACGCGTTTGGCTTTGTCATCGGCGTGGGGATGTTGGTGCGCTCTCAGTTCCAGTGCTGGGTGTGTTTGGAGCGCTACCTGGCCGTCGTCCATCCTCTCACCTTCCTAAAGTTCAGACCTCTGAGGTACCGAATGGCGATCTGCGTCGTGACGTGGACGAGCGGATTGGCCTGTGGCATCTTCTGTATGTTCATGTTCCCGTTCCTGCCCTACAGAATTATCCTCGCTTACGCCGTCACCATTCTGAGCATCAACGTCTTCAGCTGCGTGTCCATTCTGAACAAGCTGAGACACCCAGGACCGGGGGAGAGGAACGCCGACAGGAGGATGGAGGACAGAGCCAAAAAACAGGCCTTTCACATCGTCATGGTGAACCTGCTGACGTTTCTGGTCCAGAGCATCCCGATCTCCGTCACTTTCTGCATGCAGGACGCGCTGTCCTTGATGGACTTCAGCCTGGCTCTAGTGATCAGTCTGGCCATTAACATCATGATGGGTTTCATGAGTCCAGTTTTTGTGCTCCATAAAGCTGGAAAACTCTCGTTTTTAAAGTCTGCATGCTTTTAA
- the LOC113523677 gene encoding uncharacterized protein LOC113523677 isoform X2, translating into MEFHGAVEVNTQWKPPLDYSTNTNNTNTTATKSVTQQASDSSSQAEATDADGFLPCQSKPLAESEDFSSSETSNQQDLRNAQGSYSRLNIYSSEDSDEDVCASRLRKTKSILDELFTDESNDSASDSGEDLPSKPGDESDGSSSDISECPQPSASTHRGSKVDGVAVNKTEKTEDGRRVYNKKHYCLFCSKPFSKIARHLEDVHSKEEEVSKACSFPKGSKQRRIYLDELRLRGNYIHNIAVLKSGKGDLIPYKRPRGEMKASDFMHCPHCQGLFTKKVLWRHMKVCKLSPKDYVPKPGKNRALSLCAATQPVPRNISPELWKILSVMVSDEITEAVKNDSCVIQMAEHWLRKSGESPNSQCFIRQKLRELGKLLLSGRKVTSLRKLEDFIDPYNCMQAVEAVRHACEYNSEKNTYKIPSLAKKLAICLAQLSRLVRTKVVMPKNVKLARKLQNFQKIHEERWNDLLCATVFRNSEDEEVKFKPPTLLAFTEDVQKLHTFLDKAQDEFTAQLSAESSTKHWSDLAKVALTQIILFNRSREAEVVSMTLETFLSRDNTDPATDIDWALTEVEKQLCRHFYKIVIRRDGARPIPILLTLKMLRALQLLVEKRESCGVMKDNTYVFARPSASSHFRCSDCVRGFALICGAKDPQALTCWKLRKRMATLSTVLNLGDPEINQLASFLGHELIIQDEFYPLHERTLQLAKVHKVLTAMEQGRMMEFMGKNFTDIDVQPDGVFPGTCPGKKATQKKRKTWSGPEIQAVEKHMKDYITSCRVPGKAACENCISAEPLTLKKRDWQSVKFYIYNRIMAQKRDASHKV; encoded by the exons ATGGAGTTTCACGGCGCTGTGGAGGTGAACACTCAGTGGAAGCCTCCGCTAGACTacagcaccaacaccaacaacaccaacaccaccgcAACCAAGTCTGTCACTcagcag GCGTCAGACAGCAGCTCGCAGGCCGAGGCGACCGACGCAGACGGCTTTCTGCCCTGTCAGTCAAAGCCTTTAGCGGAGAGCGAGGACTTCTCCAGTTCAGAAACAAGCAACCAGCAG GATTTGAGGAACGCTCAGGGTTCCTATTCCagattaaacatttattcctCGGAAGACAGTGATGAAGACGTCTGTGCCTCCAGACTGAGGAAGACTAAGAGTATC ttGGATGAGTTATTTACTGACGAGTCCAACGACTCGGCGTCAGACAGCGGAGAGGATCTTCCTTCGAAACCCGGAGACGAGAGCGACGGGAGCAGCTCGGACATCAGCGAGTGCCCTCAACCGAGCGCGAGCACTCATCGGGGGTCAAAGGTCGACGGCGTGGCTGTAAACAAGACCGAGAAAACCGAGGATGGGAGGAGAGTGTATAATAAAAAACACTACTGCCTGTTTTGCTCGAAACCTTTCAGCAAAATAGCGAGACATTTGGAGGACGTTCACTCGAAGGAAGAGGAAGTCTCGAAAGCGTGCAGTTTCCCAAAAGGTTCCAAACAGAGGAGGATTTATTTGGACGAGCTCCGACTCAGAGGGAATTACATCCACAATATCGCCGTGCTGAAATCGGGGAAAGGCGACTTGATCCCGTATAAACGGCCGCGAGGGGAAATGAAAGCGAGCGACTTCATGCACTGCCCGCACTGTCAGGGCTTGTTCACCAAAAAAGTCCTGTGGAGGCACATGAAGGTGTGTAAACTCAGTCCTAAAGATTACGTTCCCAAACCTGGGAAGAACCGCGCGCTCTCTCTGTGCGCCGCCACGCAGCCGGTACCTCGGAACATCAGTCCGGAGCTGTGGAAGATTTTAAGCGTCATGGTCTCGGATGAAATCACCGAAGCCGTAAAGAACGACAGCTGCGTCATCCAAATGGCGGAACACTGGCTCCGGAAGAGCGGAGAGTCTCCGAACAGTCAGTGCTTCATCCGGCAAAAGCTGCGAGAATTAGGAAAACTGCTGCTCAGCGGCCGGAAGGTGACGTCTCTCAGGAAACTGGAGGATTTTATCGACCCGTACAACTGCATGCAGGCGGTGGAAGCCGTGCGGCACGCGTGCGAATACAACAGCGAGAAAAACACCTACAAAATTCCGTCCCTCGCTAAAAAGCTGGCCATTTGCCTGGCGCAGCTCAGTCGCCTCGTACGGACTAAAGTGGTGATGCCGAAAAACGTGAAGCTGGCACGAAAACTGCAGAACTTCCAAAAAATCCACGAGGAACGCTGGAACGACTTGCTGTGCGCGACAGTGTTTAGGAACTCGGAAGACGAGGAGGTGAAATTTAAACCTCCGACGCTGCTGGCTTTCACAGAAGATGTTCAGAAGCTCCACACGTTCCTGGACAAAGCGCAGGACGAATTCACGGCGCAGTTATCCGCAGAGTCGTCCACGAAACACTGGTCGGATTTAGCGAAGGTCGCTCTGACGCAGATCATCCTGTTCAACCGGAGCCGGGAAGCCGAAGTGGTGAgcatgacactggagactttttTATCCCGAGACAACACCGATCCTGCCACAGACATCGACTGGGCGCTGACCGAGGTCGAGAAGCAACTCTGCCGCCATTTTTACAAAATCGTCATCCGGCGAGACGGAGCGCGTCCCATTCCCATCCTGCTGACTCTGAAAATGCTACGCGCCCTGCAGCTGCTGGTGGAAAAGCGGGAATCCTGCGGCGTGATGAAGGACAACACTTACGTCTTCGCCCGGCCCTCGGCTTCGTCTCATTTCAGGTGCTCGGACTGCGTTCGGGGGTTTGCGTTGATTTGCGGAGCGAAGGATCCTCAAGCGCTGACTTGTTGGAAATTGCGGAAGCGGATGGCGACGTTGTCCACGGTGCTGAATCTCGGAGACCCGGAAATAAACCAGTTAGCGAGCTTTCTCGGACACGAGCTGATCATCCAGGATGAGTTTTACCCGCTGCATGAAAGGACACTACAGCTAGCTAAAGTGCACAAGGTGCTAACGGCAATGGAGCAGGGACGAATGATGGAGTTCATGGGCAAGAACTTCACAGATATCGACGTTCAACCTGATG GCGTGTTTCCAGGCACTTGtccaggaaaaaaagcaactcagaaaaagaggaaaacgTGGAGCGGGCCTGAAATCCAGGCCGTGGAAAAGCACATGAAGgattacatcacttcctgtcgaGTCCCGGGCAAAGCGGCGTGCGAGAACTGCATAAGCGCCGAACCTTTAACGcttaaaaagagagactggCAGAGCGTCAAGTTCTACATCTACAACCGCATCATGGCGCAGAAGAGAGACGCCagccacaaagtctga
- the LOC113523677 gene encoding uncharacterized protein LOC113523677 isoform X1, with product MEFHGAVEVNTQWKPPLDYSTNTNNTNTTATKSVTQQASDSSSQAEATDADGFLPCQSKPLAESEDFSSSETSNQQDLRNAQGSYSRLNIYSSEDSDEDVCASRLRKTKSILDELFTDESNDSASDSGEDLPSKPGDESDGSSSDISECPQPSASTHRGSKVDGVAVNKTEKTEDGRRVYNKKHYCLFCSKPFSKIARHLEDVHSKEEEVSKACSFPKGSKQRRIYLDELRLRGNYIHNIAVLKSGKGDLIPYKRPRGEMKASDFMHCPHCQGLFTKKVLWRHMKVCKLSPKDYVPKPGKNRALSLCAATQPVPRNISPELWKILSVMVSDEITEAVKNDSCVIQMAEHWLRKSGESPNSQCFIRQKLRELGKLLLSGRKVTSLRKLEDFIDPYNCMQAVEAVRHACEYNSEKNTYKIPSLAKKLAICLAQLSRLVRTKVVMPKNVKLARKLQNFQKIHEERWNDLLCATVFRNSEDEEVKFKPPTLLAFTEDVQKLHTFLDKAQDEFTAQLSAESSTKHWSDLAKVALTQIILFNRSREAEVVSMTLETFLSRDNTDPATDIDWALTEVEKQLCRHFYKIVIRRDGARPIPILLTLKMLRALQLLVEKRESCGVMKDNTYVFARPSASSHFRCSDCVRGFALICGAKDPQALTCWKLRKRMATLSTVLNLGDPEINQLASFLGHELIIQDEFYPLHERTLQLAKVHKVLTAMEQGRMMEFMGKNFTDIDVQPDEKVDLSSDKVKKSWECSGVFPGTCPGKKATQKKRKTWSGPEIQAVEKHMKDYITSCRVPGKAACENCISAEPLTLKKRDWQSVKFYIYNRIMAQKRDASHKV from the exons ATGGAGTTTCACGGCGCTGTGGAGGTGAACACTCAGTGGAAGCCTCCGCTAGACTacagcaccaacaccaacaacaccaacaccaccgcAACCAAGTCTGTCACTcagcag GCGTCAGACAGCAGCTCGCAGGCCGAGGCGACCGACGCAGACGGCTTTCTGCCCTGTCAGTCAAAGCCTTTAGCGGAGAGCGAGGACTTCTCCAGTTCAGAAACAAGCAACCAGCAG GATTTGAGGAACGCTCAGGGTTCCTATTCCagattaaacatttattcctCGGAAGACAGTGATGAAGACGTCTGTGCCTCCAGACTGAGGAAGACTAAGAGTATC ttGGATGAGTTATTTACTGACGAGTCCAACGACTCGGCGTCAGACAGCGGAGAGGATCTTCCTTCGAAACCCGGAGACGAGAGCGACGGGAGCAGCTCGGACATCAGCGAGTGCCCTCAACCGAGCGCGAGCACTCATCGGGGGTCAAAGGTCGACGGCGTGGCTGTAAACAAGACCGAGAAAACCGAGGATGGGAGGAGAGTGTATAATAAAAAACACTACTGCCTGTTTTGCTCGAAACCTTTCAGCAAAATAGCGAGACATTTGGAGGACGTTCACTCGAAGGAAGAGGAAGTCTCGAAAGCGTGCAGTTTCCCAAAAGGTTCCAAACAGAGGAGGATTTATTTGGACGAGCTCCGACTCAGAGGGAATTACATCCACAATATCGCCGTGCTGAAATCGGGGAAAGGCGACTTGATCCCGTATAAACGGCCGCGAGGGGAAATGAAAGCGAGCGACTTCATGCACTGCCCGCACTGTCAGGGCTTGTTCACCAAAAAAGTCCTGTGGAGGCACATGAAGGTGTGTAAACTCAGTCCTAAAGATTACGTTCCCAAACCTGGGAAGAACCGCGCGCTCTCTCTGTGCGCCGCCACGCAGCCGGTACCTCGGAACATCAGTCCGGAGCTGTGGAAGATTTTAAGCGTCATGGTCTCGGATGAAATCACCGAAGCCGTAAAGAACGACAGCTGCGTCATCCAAATGGCGGAACACTGGCTCCGGAAGAGCGGAGAGTCTCCGAACAGTCAGTGCTTCATCCGGCAAAAGCTGCGAGAATTAGGAAAACTGCTGCTCAGCGGCCGGAAGGTGACGTCTCTCAGGAAACTGGAGGATTTTATCGACCCGTACAACTGCATGCAGGCGGTGGAAGCCGTGCGGCACGCGTGCGAATACAACAGCGAGAAAAACACCTACAAAATTCCGTCCCTCGCTAAAAAGCTGGCCATTTGCCTGGCGCAGCTCAGTCGCCTCGTACGGACTAAAGTGGTGATGCCGAAAAACGTGAAGCTGGCACGAAAACTGCAGAACTTCCAAAAAATCCACGAGGAACGCTGGAACGACTTGCTGTGCGCGACAGTGTTTAGGAACTCGGAAGACGAGGAGGTGAAATTTAAACCTCCGACGCTGCTGGCTTTCACAGAAGATGTTCAGAAGCTCCACACGTTCCTGGACAAAGCGCAGGACGAATTCACGGCGCAGTTATCCGCAGAGTCGTCCACGAAACACTGGTCGGATTTAGCGAAGGTCGCTCTGACGCAGATCATCCTGTTCAACCGGAGCCGGGAAGCCGAAGTGGTGAgcatgacactggagactttttTATCCCGAGACAACACCGATCCTGCCACAGACATCGACTGGGCGCTGACCGAGGTCGAGAAGCAACTCTGCCGCCATTTTTACAAAATCGTCATCCGGCGAGACGGAGCGCGTCCCATTCCCATCCTGCTGACTCTGAAAATGCTACGCGCCCTGCAGCTGCTGGTGGAAAAGCGGGAATCCTGCGGCGTGATGAAGGACAACACTTACGTCTTCGCCCGGCCCTCGGCTTCGTCTCATTTCAGGTGCTCGGACTGCGTTCGGGGGTTTGCGTTGATTTGCGGAGCGAAGGATCCTCAAGCGCTGACTTGTTGGAAATTGCGGAAGCGGATGGCGACGTTGTCCACGGTGCTGAATCTCGGAGACCCGGAAATAAACCAGTTAGCGAGCTTTCTCGGACACGAGCTGATCATCCAGGATGAGTTTTACCCGCTGCATGAAAGGACACTACAGCTAGCTAAAGTGCACAAGGTGCTAACGGCAATGGAGCAGGGACGAATGATGGAGTTCATGGGCAAGAACTTCACAGATATCGACGTTCAACCTGATG AGAAGGTTGATCTGAGCAGCGACAAAGTAAAGAAGAGCTGGGAATGTTCAG GCGTGTTTCCAGGCACTTGtccaggaaaaaaagcaactcagaaaaagaggaaaacgTGGAGCGGGCCTGAAATCCAGGCCGTGGAAAAGCACATGAAGgattacatcacttcctgtcgaGTCCCGGGCAAAGCGGCGTGCGAGAACTGCATAAGCGCCGAACCTTTAACGcttaaaaagagagactggCAGAGCGTCAAGTTCTACATCTACAACCGCATCATGGCGCAGAAGAGAGACGCCagccacaaagtctga